The Algoriphagus sanaruensis genome window below encodes:
- a CDS encoding Gfo/Idh/MocA family protein — MSKKPINIAIIGLGFGAEFIPIYQKHPLANMYAICQRNKEKAEEIGKAFGIEKVYTDYDELLKDPNIDAVHINTPIQNHAEQSIKALKAGKHVACTVPMATTVEECRQIVELCEETGLTYMMMETVIYSREFLFVKEMYENGELGKIQFLRASHQQEMAGWPGYWEGLPPMHYATHCVGPVLALPKGQAEYVSCLGSGRIDENLIPKYGSPFAIETCHIKLKDSDLAAEVTRSLFNTARQYRESFDVYGSKKSFEWTLIEHEDSVIHTGEVPERVKIPDYAHLLPDEIASFTMQGVYDSDENQHLSFIQGSGHGGSHPHLVNEFLNALVEERAPYPDARQSANITCVGILAHESAMEGGKIKHLPEFTLSKK; from the coding sequence ATGAGCAAAAAACCAATCAATATCGCCATCATCGGATTAGGCTTTGGAGCGGAATTTATTCCTATCTATCAAAAACATCCATTGGCCAACATGTATGCGATTTGCCAACGGAACAAAGAAAAAGCTGAGGAAATTGGCAAAGCCTTTGGCATCGAAAAAGTCTACACCGACTACGATGAATTGCTAAAAGACCCCAACATTGATGCTGTCCATATCAATACTCCGATTCAAAACCACGCGGAACAATCCATAAAAGCACTCAAAGCCGGCAAGCATGTAGCTTGTACAGTTCCGATGGCAACTACTGTAGAGGAGTGTCGCCAAATTGTGGAATTATGTGAGGAGACAGGGCTAACCTACATGATGATGGAAACGGTGATCTACAGTCGTGAATTCCTTTTTGTCAAAGAGATGTATGAAAATGGCGAGTTAGGTAAAATTCAATTCCTTCGTGCCTCTCATCAGCAAGAAATGGCAGGTTGGCCGGGGTATTGGGAAGGGCTCCCTCCCATGCATTATGCCACGCATTGCGTAGGACCCGTTTTGGCATTACCCAAAGGCCAAGCTGAATATGTGTCTTGCCTTGGCTCAGGTCGAATTGACGAAAACTTGATTCCAAAATACGGTTCTCCGTTTGCAATTGAAACCTGCCATATCAAACTGAAAGATTCTGACTTAGCTGCAGAAGTGACCAGATCCCTGTTTAATACCGCAAGGCAGTATCGAGAAAGCTTCGATGTCTATGGCTCCAAAAAATCCTTTGAATGGACCCTAATCGAGCATGAAGATTCTGTCATTCATACCGGAGAAGTACCTGAGCGAGTCAAAATCCCAGATTATGCCCATTTGCTTCCTGATGAAATTGCTTCCTTCACCATGCAGGGAGTCTATGATTCGGATGAAAATCAGCACCTCTCCTTTATCCAAGGTTCGGGCCATGGAGGATCTCATCCGCACTTGGTAAATGAATTTTTGAATGCGCTTGTAGAAGAAAGAGCCCCTTATCCAGATGCTCGGCAGTCAGCCAATATTACCTGTGTGGGGATTTTGGCGCATGAGTCAGCCATGGAAGGCGGAAAAATCAAACATCTACCCGAATTCACCTTATCGAAAAAATAA
- a CDS encoding PVC-type heme-binding CxxCH protein, translating to MRSFTLLFLVVVFSFSCGRKKPFLSMTEPRRVEILVLGHESEHHNSEKLMMYLGTPLFQKGINLTYTTDPNDLNEEVLYNYDGLMIYANHDSISPSQESALKDYVQSGKALIPLHSASWCFRNSDWYVQTVGGQFKSHGEEKFTAKIVDAAHPIMQGIEEFETWDETYVHSQLNPNMHVLMQRDQEPYAWTLEEGDGRVFYTAYGHNEETWKQPEFQELVANGILWAVGDKVNELLTEYQIPTPQFQDAEIPNYEKRDPAPRFQLPLSPEESMKLVQLPIEFEMELFASEPMIINPMAMVWDERGRLFVIETVDYPNEVRTEGGNDKIKILEDTDGDGKADKVTVFADNLNIPTSIMAVNGGILISMAPDFVFLKDTDGDDVADVREVIMTGWGKSDTHAGPSNLKYGFDNKIWGVLGYSGFNGEVSGRRHSFGQGVYRFDPSGENLQYLGNTSNNTWGLGFTEDFETFISTANGQHSVYFSMANNYLRRPIFQGSANTVHGIDSHYDMPHLTPFLRQVDWHGSYTAAAGHNFYTARSFPEKYWNRIAFVAEPTGRVLHNAIINEDGSGFKEKNGFNILASSDEWFSPVHAEVGPDGALWVADWYNFIIQHNPTPRGFENGAGNAYINPLRDSQHGRIYRIKYKGADDAETFDLKDASGDELIEALESDNMFWRLTAQRLIVEKQDKSVIPDLFRLIADQKVDQIGLNGPAINALWALHGLGELSGENSEANAAVEKALSHPSAAVRKNALRVLPKSEASLSAILSSGVINDPDLHTRKYAFLAISDMPYSEEAAKALLAAAGNEENGKDAYLPQAVFAAVLSHPTEFAKRDNTKALQANGETELSLADRISRSLVAEQYPLDQRNSILFPPDVAGKEIALKMIISKAQNPLEGVLVAQGNNTNGYSLYIYQDALHFAVAQDEKLTILSSKKALPEEQFIIDASLVADGSLSLKINGEEIAKGKTAGLFTKPLTPSRVRVGSNDSRNVVGKYEGTWWFGGRLSNKSTLSLRKPGTSLAEENSIAEAAKANGTSYVKLGVIAHEMKFDKATFTVKAGSQVTIDFENLDFMQHNLVIGQKGTMEEIGKAADELARDPKGSEQNFVPKIPQIIAATRLVDPEGRESLVFVAPTEPGEYPFVCTVPGHWRIMNGIMKVE from the coding sequence TTGCGAAGTTTTACACTTCTATTTCTGGTGGTGGTTTTCTCTTTTTCCTGCGGAAGAAAGAAACCTTTCCTATCCATGACCGAGCCACGAAGGGTGGAAATCCTCGTCTTAGGCCACGAAAGTGAGCATCATAATTCGGAGAAATTGATGATGTATCTCGGCACACCTTTATTCCAAAAAGGTATTAACCTGACGTACACCACAGATCCTAATGACCTAAATGAGGAGGTGCTGTACAATTACGACGGCTTGATGATTTATGCCAATCATGATTCCATAAGCCCAAGTCAAGAATCCGCACTTAAAGACTATGTGCAGAGTGGAAAAGCACTTATTCCACTTCACAGTGCATCTTGGTGCTTCCGCAATTCTGACTGGTATGTGCAGACAGTAGGTGGACAGTTTAAATCCCACGGTGAAGAAAAGTTTACAGCCAAAATCGTAGATGCCGCACATCCAATCATGCAAGGCATTGAGGAATTCGAAACATGGGATGAAACCTATGTGCATTCTCAACTCAATCCCAACATGCATGTCTTGATGCAGCGTGATCAAGAGCCTTATGCTTGGACTTTGGAAGAAGGTGATGGCCGAGTGTTTTACACTGCCTATGGACACAATGAGGAGACATGGAAACAACCTGAATTTCAAGAGTTGGTAGCAAATGGTATCCTTTGGGCTGTTGGTGATAAAGTGAATGAATTGTTGACGGAATATCAGATTCCAACGCCTCAGTTTCAGGATGCTGAAATTCCAAACTACGAAAAAAGAGACCCTGCTCCTCGATTCCAGCTTCCACTTTCTCCAGAAGAAAGCATGAAACTGGTTCAATTACCGATTGAATTCGAAATGGAGCTTTTCGCCAGCGAACCAATGATTATCAATCCTATGGCAATGGTTTGGGATGAGCGAGGAAGACTGTTTGTAATTGAAACAGTAGATTATCCAAACGAAGTCCGTACTGAAGGAGGCAATGACAAAATCAAAATCTTAGAAGATACAGATGGAGATGGAAAAGCGGATAAAGTCACTGTATTCGCAGACAATCTAAATATTCCGACCTCTATCATGGCCGTCAATGGTGGAATCTTAATTTCCATGGCTCCAGACTTTGTGTTTTTAAAAGACACAGATGGAGACGATGTCGCAGATGTAAGAGAGGTAATCATGACTGGATGGGGAAAAAGCGATACCCATGCTGGACCTTCCAATCTAAAATATGGCTTTGACAATAAGATTTGGGGTGTTTTAGGATACTCCGGATTCAATGGAGAAGTAAGCGGAAGAAGACATTCCTTTGGACAAGGAGTGTATCGATTTGACCCAAGTGGAGAGAATCTACAATACCTCGGAAATACCTCCAACAATACTTGGGGACTTGGATTTACCGAAGATTTCGAAACCTTCATTTCTACCGCAAATGGGCAGCACAGTGTGTACTTCTCAATGGCTAATAATTACTTGAGAAGACCTATTTTCCAAGGTTCTGCCAATACGGTACACGGAATTGATAGCCATTACGACATGCCACATTTGACTCCGTTCTTGCGTCAAGTTGACTGGCATGGAAGTTATACTGCGGCTGCCGGACACAATTTTTACACAGCTAGAAGCTTCCCTGAAAAGTATTGGAACAGAATTGCTTTTGTCGCGGAACCAACTGGTCGAGTGCTCCATAATGCCATTATCAATGAAGATGGCTCTGGATTTAAGGAGAAAAATGGGTTTAACATTTTGGCGAGCTCTGATGAATGGTTTTCACCTGTGCATGCTGAAGTAGGACCAGATGGAGCACTTTGGGTAGCGGATTGGTACAATTTCATCATTCAACACAATCCTACTCCAAGAGGATTTGAAAATGGCGCAGGTAATGCTTACATCAACCCACTTCGGGATAGCCAACATGGTCGAATCTACCGAATCAAATATAAAGGTGCGGATGATGCAGAGACCTTTGACCTGAAAGACGCATCAGGTGATGAACTCATTGAAGCCTTGGAAAGTGATAACATGTTTTGGAGACTCACCGCCCAACGATTGATTGTTGAAAAGCAAGACAAATCCGTGATTCCTGACTTGTTCCGACTGATCGCAGATCAAAAAGTGGATCAAATTGGATTAAATGGTCCAGCTATCAACGCACTTTGGGCACTTCATGGATTGGGTGAATTGAGTGGAGAAAACTCCGAAGCCAATGCAGCGGTGGAAAAAGCACTCTCCCACCCTTCTGCTGCAGTTCGTAAAAATGCCCTTCGAGTACTTCCAAAATCTGAAGCTTCACTCTCAGCGATTTTAAGCTCCGGCGTGATCAATGACCCAGATTTACATACTCGAAAATATGCCTTCTTGGCAATTTCTGATATGCCATATTCTGAGGAGGCGGCAAAAGCACTCCTAGCCGCTGCTGGAAATGAGGAAAATGGAAAAGATGCCTATTTACCGCAGGCAGTATTTGCCGCTGTTCTTTCGCATCCAACAGAATTTGCCAAGCGTGACAACACCAAAGCATTACAGGCAAATGGAGAAACCGAGCTTTCCCTTGCAGATCGAATCAGTCGAAGCTTGGTGGCCGAGCAATATCCCTTGGATCAGCGAAATAGTATTCTTTTCCCACCTGATGTTGCTGGAAAAGAGATTGCCTTAAAAATGATTATTTCGAAAGCTCAAAATCCTCTTGAAGGCGTATTGGTTGCTCAAGGAAATAATACAAACGGCTATAGCTTATACATCTATCAGGATGCCTTGCACTTTGCAGTAGCACAAGATGAAAAACTAACCATTCTCAGCTCCAAAAAAGCTCTTCCTGAAGAACAATTTATCATTGATGCCAGCTTAGTGGCAGATGGAAGCCTGAGCTTGAAAATCAATGGTGAGGAAATTGCAAAAGGTAAAACTGCAGGACTATTCACCAAGCCATTGACTCCTTCAAGAGTTCGCGTAGGGTCAAATGATAGCCGAAATGTCGTTGGAAAATATGAAGGAACGTGGTGGTTTGGTGGTCGATTAAGCAATAAATCGACCCTTTCACTTCGTAAACCTGGAACTTCACTCGCAGAAGAAAATAGCATCGCGGAAGCTGCAAAAGCCAATGGAACTTCTTATGTGAAACTGGGAGTAATTGCCCACGAGATGAAGTTTGACAAGGCTACATTCACCGTCAAAGCGGGATCTCAAGTGACCATTGACTTTGAAAACCTTGACTTTATGCAGCACAACTTGGTCATTGGGCAAAAAGGAACCATGGAGGAGATTGGAAAAGCAGCAGACGAACTAGCTCGAGATCCAAAAGGCTCTGAACAAAACTTTGTACCTAAGATTCCTCAAATCATTGCAGCTACTCGATTGGTAGATCCGGAAGGAAGAGAATCTTTGGTTTTCGTAGCTCCTACAGAACCTGGGGAATATCCATTTGTGTGTACTGTTCCTGGTCACTGGAGAATCATGAACGGAATCATGAAAGTTGAATAA
- a CDS encoding DUF7133 domain-containing protein, with protein sequence MRLTLNSLLSLCACLLLFACHSPERSPFEISPAESMDPTRLQEPFPSISLPEGIDLESPIWKGIDLSPKPPVVPVSANEQKKSFVLKPGFSIEPVLSEPQIREPAAIQFDGNGRMYVLELRTYMQDLDATGELLPTSRISRWEDLDNDGVYETGTVFLDSLVFPRYVVPFGPNSILSMESNEDHVYRFTDTDGDGKADKKEVFASGLGRSGNVEHQTSFLTWALDNWMYSTYNNKRIRWTPTGVIQENSGNPWGQWGVTQDNYGTIFFQDGAGGVPQGFQFPIVYGNFSIKGALKEGFRIPYSLVKLADFQPGMQEAKPDGSLANVTGAAGNDVFRGDRLPKDLVGDYIYGEPVGRIVRRVVTEKVEGLSYLQNKYISEESEFIQSTDPLFRPVDMATAPDGTLYIVDMYRGIIQEGEWTQNGSYLRTKIQQYQMDDVIGNGRIWRLSYEGMSRNTEKPRMYEETSKELIRHLEHPNGWWRDMAQQTLILNQDKSVIPDLVALASSSKNELARIHALWTLEGLDGLSSDLVKKFVADSNPKIKMQGLRAAETLYKYGEKSLAALFTSAALDANPEIAIQALLSAYVLNLDKIDLLIKEVLQKNPSFGIQTVGTQLLDKLEEAKKAAENKFEKEEMALFVKGKSIFDSYCSTCHGPKGLGSPAGEGRLIAPPFSGSPRILGHPEYATKVMLHGLKGAIENKEYEGVMISMKTNTDEYIASVLSYIRNDFGNTGSFIKPSFVAKIRTETESRKEAYSFEELVGEIPKALTFQDNWKVTASSTALQGVGSSKDPGYAFSFKGWKTETPQVPGMWFMVQLPSPQAISEIQFDAGKNGFSGSYTVSLSTDGKNWTQVAQGIGQLGVNSASWEVTDKFKFLKIESESKGEHPWAMKNLTLYAR encoded by the coding sequence ATGAGATTGACTTTGAATTCCCTGTTAAGCTTGTGTGCTTGTCTTCTTCTTTTTGCCTGCCACAGCCCAGAGCGATCACCATTTGAAATATCTCCTGCGGAGTCTATGGATCCCACTCGCTTGCAGGAGCCCTTTCCGAGCATTTCTCTTCCTGAAGGAATAGACTTGGAGTCCCCGATTTGGAAAGGTATTGACTTGAGTCCAAAGCCTCCTGTAGTACCCGTTTCTGCCAATGAGCAAAAAAAGTCATTTGTCCTAAAACCAGGATTTTCGATTGAACCGGTACTTTCTGAACCACAGATACGAGAACCTGCGGCGATACAGTTTGATGGAAATGGACGCATGTATGTGCTGGAACTTCGAACATATATGCAGGATCTGGATGCGACGGGTGAGCTTTTGCCCACCTCAAGGATCTCCCGATGGGAGGATTTGGATAACGACGGAGTTTATGAAACTGGGACAGTATTTTTAGATAGTTTGGTTTTTCCTCGCTATGTGGTTCCTTTTGGACCAAACAGCATTCTTTCCATGGAATCCAATGAGGACCATGTCTATCGATTTACAGATACCGACGGGGATGGTAAAGCTGATAAAAAGGAGGTTTTTGCTTCTGGATTGGGTCGATCAGGAAATGTGGAGCATCAGACAAGTTTCCTTACATGGGCTTTGGATAACTGGATGTATAGTACCTATAATAATAAGCGCATTCGATGGACACCAACCGGGGTAATCCAGGAAAATAGTGGGAATCCATGGGGACAGTGGGGGGTGACCCAGGATAATTATGGGACAATTTTTTTTCAAGACGGAGCTGGCGGAGTTCCCCAAGGTTTTCAATTTCCGATTGTCTATGGCAATTTTTCTATCAAAGGTGCGCTTAAAGAGGGATTTCGGATTCCATACAGCTTGGTGAAATTAGCAGACTTCCAACCGGGAATGCAAGAGGCCAAGCCAGACGGCTCCTTGGCCAATGTAACCGGTGCGGCGGGAAATGATGTGTTTCGTGGGGACCGTCTGCCTAAGGATCTCGTGGGAGATTATATTTATGGTGAGCCGGTAGGTCGAATCGTGCGACGTGTGGTCACTGAAAAAGTAGAAGGGCTTTCCTATCTCCAAAACAAGTACATCAGCGAGGAATCAGAATTTATTCAATCCACAGATCCTTTGTTTAGGCCGGTTGATATGGCTACAGCTCCTGATGGGACACTCTATATAGTAGATATGTATCGAGGAATCATCCAGGAAGGAGAGTGGACTCAGAATGGCAGCTATCTACGCACCAAAATCCAACAATACCAAATGGATGATGTCATCGGTAATGGGCGGATTTGGAGGTTGAGTTATGAGGGTATGTCTAGAAATACCGAAAAACCTCGAATGTATGAGGAAACCTCCAAGGAACTAATTCGCCACTTGGAGCATCCTAATGGCTGGTGGAGAGATATGGCGCAGCAGACTCTGATTTTGAATCAGGATAAATCGGTTATTCCAGATTTGGTGGCATTAGCGAGCTCATCAAAAAATGAGTTGGCAAGGATTCATGCTCTTTGGACCTTGGAAGGTTTGGATGGATTAAGCTCAGATCTGGTCAAAAAGTTCGTTGCTGATTCCAATCCAAAAATCAAGATGCAAGGCTTGAGAGCTGCAGAGACTTTGTATAAATACGGTGAAAAATCCCTAGCGGCACTGTTCACTTCTGCTGCTTTGGATGCTAATCCTGAAATTGCCATTCAGGCCTTATTAAGTGCCTATGTGCTCAACTTGGACAAGATTGATCTTCTCATCAAAGAGGTACTCCAAAAAAATCCATCTTTTGGAATTCAAACAGTAGGAACTCAACTTCTAGACAAGCTGGAAGAAGCCAAAAAAGCAGCCGAAAACAAGTTTGAAAAAGAAGAGATGGCATTATTTGTAAAGGGTAAGTCGATCTTTGACAGTTATTGCTCGACCTGCCATGGACCCAAAGGTTTGGGTTCACCGGCTGGTGAAGGTCGTTTGATTGCACCTCCTTTTTCAGGTTCACCCAGAATCCTTGGACATCCCGAATATGCAACCAAAGTTATGCTTCATGGATTGAAGGGAGCGATTGAAAATAAAGAGTATGAAGGGGTAATGATCTCCATGAAAACCAATACTGATGAGTACATTGCTTCGGTGCTTTCCTATATCCGTAATGATTTTGGGAATACTGGTTCTTTTATCAAGCCCTCTTTTGTGGCTAAAATCAGAACAGAAACCGAGTCTAGAAAGGAAGCTTATTCTTTTGAGGAGTTGGTTGGAGAGATTCCAAAAGCATTGACTTTTCAAGACAATTGGAAGGTGACTGCAAGCAGCACGGCACTTCAAGGAGTTGGATCGTCCAAAGATCCTGGCTATGCATTTTCTTTTAAAGGCTGGAAAACAGAAACTCCACAAGTTCCCGGAATGTGGTTTATGGTTCAATTGCCAAGTCCACAAGCAATTTCTGAAATTCAATTTGATGCAGGGAAGAATGGATTTTCTGGGTCTTATACCGTTTCCTTAAGTACAGATGGGAAAAATTGGACTCAAGTAGCCCAAGGAATAGGACAGTTAGGTGTAAATTCTGCAAGTTGGGAAGTCACAGACAAGTTCAAGTTCTTAAAAATAGAATCAGAGAGCAAAGGGGAACATCCATGGGCAATGAAAAATTTGACCCTATATGCTAGGTGA
- a CDS encoding sugar phosphate isomerase/epimerase family protein, translating into MALQVTFGVSTWLWTSPFNRDTVSLFPKIKSYGYDAVEIPVEDPELIDLNLVKAALADNGLKPIICGAFGPTRDLTHEDPAFHQTCFDYLDACFQIASELGAGFVAGPMYSAVGKARLVSPEQKKIEWNRAVTNLQKVSKRAGEFGLEIAIETLNRFETDLINTAEELMQLIQDINEPQAKAILDGFHMNIEEPDIESAIRRVGEKLIHVQVSENYRGTPGTGQTNWDAWKRGLEAINYQGTISIESFTPNVKELAGAVCIWKPLVPSQDGFAKEGLEFLRKWAAE; encoded by the coding sequence ATGGCATTACAGGTAACCTTTGGGGTCAGTACATGGCTCTGGACTTCTCCCTTCAATCGGGACACCGTTTCGCTTTTTCCCAAGATCAAATCCTACGGCTATGATGCTGTTGAGATTCCTGTCGAAGACCCCGAATTAATTGACTTAAACTTAGTAAAGGCTGCACTGGCAGATAATGGGCTCAAACCCATTATCTGCGGCGCCTTTGGTCCTACTCGGGATTTGACACATGAAGATCCTGCTTTTCACCAAACTTGCTTCGATTACTTAGATGCCTGTTTCCAAATTGCATCAGAATTGGGTGCTGGATTTGTAGCAGGCCCCATGTATTCAGCAGTGGGTAAAGCCAGGCTTGTATCTCCCGAACAAAAGAAAATCGAATGGAATCGAGCGGTTACTAACCTCCAAAAAGTAAGTAAACGAGCTGGGGAATTTGGATTGGAAATCGCAATCGAAACCCTTAACCGATTTGAAACTGACTTGATCAATACCGCGGAAGAACTGATGCAATTAATTCAGGATATCAATGAACCCCAAGCGAAGGCCATTTTAGACGGGTTTCACATGAATATTGAAGAACCCGATATCGAATCGGCTATTCGTCGAGTTGGGGAAAAATTAATCCATGTGCAGGTTTCCGAAAATTACAGAGGAACTCCAGGAACCGGTCAAACCAATTGGGATGCTTGGAAACGTGGTCTAGAAGCCATCAACTACCAAGGGACTATTTCTATCGAAAGCTTTACTCCCAACGTCAAAGAATTAGCTGGAGCAGTCTGCATCTGGAAGCCACTCGTGCCCAGTCAGGACGGATTTGCTAAAGAAGGCTTGGAATTTCTCAGAAAGTGGGCCGCTGAATAA
- a CDS encoding glycoside hydrolase family 18 protein, translating into MFFRFPIFSSLFVLGLGLLFSSCEKPYSPDSTSVDSSFHPHPGPVVMAYYVPERDYQPEKIPVEKLTHIIFSFTNVIDGEMKFRKPEEAGPKLEALVKQKERNPDLKVMIACGGWGADGFSDMALTAESRTKFIQSARSFIERYQLDGMDMDWEYPGISGAGTMARPEDTQNFTALMKGLRQMLDTFESPKILTFASAGWERYYDFIEVEEVMNYANFMNIMTYDQVTGVSIYTGHHTPLGRASQEDLAGTPFQSHLDSLYLAKEEIDTEPHSVEKIVDFLIKKGVKPAQMIIGSAFYGRVWKGVPDDHQGLYQKSKGIHIGWYAYHEIRSKYELDSSFVRYWDEHAKAPYMYQASNGLFVSYDDTVSVALKTRYAIDMQLGGIMFWELGNDTKEPGSLLDAIYKEAKKGEK; encoded by the coding sequence ATGTTTTTCAGATTCCCCATATTTTCATCCCTATTTGTATTGGGTTTAGGTTTGCTATTTTCTTCCTGTGAAAAACCCTACTCCCCAGATTCGACCTCTGTGGATTCCAGCTTCCATCCACATCCTGGCCCGGTGGTTATGGCCTACTACGTGCCTGAGCGGGATTACCAACCCGAGAAAATACCTGTAGAAAAACTCACCCATATCATTTTTTCCTTTACAAATGTCATTGATGGAGAAATGAAGTTCCGGAAACCGGAAGAAGCTGGCCCTAAACTAGAAGCCTTGGTCAAGCAAAAAGAACGAAATCCTGACCTCAAAGTGATGATCGCATGCGGAGGCTGGGGAGCTGATGGATTCTCTGACATGGCATTGACTGCAGAAAGCCGAACCAAATTCATCCAAAGTGCCCGATCCTTTATCGAACGCTACCAACTCGACGGAATGGATATGGATTGGGAATATCCTGGAATCTCAGGAGCCGGCACTATGGCTAGACCCGAAGACACTCAAAATTTCACAGCATTGATGAAAGGGCTCCGTCAGATGCTCGATACCTTTGAATCACCCAAGATCCTAACCTTCGCTTCTGCAGGTTGGGAGCGGTATTACGATTTTATCGAGGTGGAGGAAGTGATGAATTATGCCAATTTCATGAATATAATGACCTATGACCAGGTTACGGGCGTATCGATTTATACTGGACACCATACCCCGCTCGGCCGAGCTTCTCAAGAGGATCTTGCAGGAACACCGTTTCAGAGCCACTTGGATAGCCTATACCTTGCCAAAGAAGAGATCGATACAGAGCCTCATTCGGTAGAAAAAATTGTTGATTTCCTGATTAAAAAGGGAGTAAAACCTGCTCAGATGATCATCGGATCGGCATTTTACGGACGAGTTTGGAAAGGAGTCCCTGACGATCATCAGGGTCTTTACCAAAAAAGTAAAGGCATTCATATCGGATGGTATGCCTATCACGAGATTCGTTCAAAATATGAATTAGACAGCAGTTTTGTAAGGTATTGGGATGAACATGCCAAAGCGCCTTACATGTACCAAGCCTCAAATGGCCTTTTTGTCTCCTACGATGATACGGTCTCCGTAGCTTTGAAAACAAGGTATGCCATAGACATGCAGTTGGGAGGAATTATGTTTTGGGAATTGGGAAATGATACCAAAGAACCGGGCAGCCTTCTTGACGCGATCTATAAAGAGGCGAAAAAGGGAGAAAAGTAA
- a CDS encoding GAF domain-containing protein yields the protein MDRLEELRSHAILDTDPEVEMDEIAQMANAIFNTPISVVSFIDDRRQWYKAKLGVKWSEVPLEDTFCRFTLDQPEDVLLILDPQHDERVSQNPYVLAEDGIRFYVSAPIVSSLGNVLGTVCTWDSEAHEVHKSQLEALRLLAKRVSISLETRKILRDQNKRIELFGEKLKNLTELSPGALFKIITDPWTKELSLDFLGGGISRLIPNLSQEEILENPAVFIRWVHPKFRVKLFRKFINSTKNSSSFEMDIPVQLPGQKRIWLWIKARPEFEGGKINFYGTIQDVSQKIAHLKSLKKFLFDISHKLRAPVAKMKGVLHLISDENTPENTLELTPFLFQSAEELDQVLFQLNHEYSNLVSGLEEDH from the coding sequence ATGGATCGACTGGAAGAGTTAAGGTCCCATGCCATTTTGGATACGGACCCTGAGGTAGAAATGGATGAAATTGCCCAGATGGCCAATGCGATTTTCAACACGCCCATTTCTGTCGTTTCCTTTATCGATGATCGTCGTCAGTGGTACAAGGCCAAGTTAGGTGTGAAATGGTCAGAAGTTCCCTTAGAAGACACCTTTTGTAGATTTACCCTTGATCAACCTGAGGATGTCCTGTTAATATTGGATCCCCAGCACGATGAACGGGTTTCACAAAATCCCTATGTTTTGGCAGAGGATGGAATTCGGTTTTATGTCAGTGCCCCGATTGTTTCCAGTTTGGGAAATGTATTGGGGACGGTCTGTACTTGGGATAGTGAAGCTCATGAAGTGCATAAATCCCAGCTGGAAGCGCTTCGTCTTTTGGCGAAGCGGGTTTCGATTTCTCTTGAAACTCGAAAGATACTTCGAGACCAAAATAAGCGAATTGAGCTCTTTGGGGAAAAGTTGAAAAATCTGACTGAATTATCTCCGGGAGCCTTATTTAAAATCATTACTGACCCATGGACCAAGGAATTAAGCCTTGACTTTTTGGGAGGTGGAATTAGTCGATTGATTCCAAACTTGAGTCAGGAAGAGATTTTGGAAAATCCGGCTGTGTTTATTCGCTGGGTTCATCCCAAATTCCGGGTAAAGCTTTTTAGGAAGTTTATCAACTCCACCAAGAATAGCAGTTCTTTTGAGATGGATATTCCCGTTCAGCTTCCCGGTCAAAAACGAATTTGGCTTTGGATCAAGGCCCGTCCTGAATTTGAAGGTGGCAAAATCAATTTCTATGGAACCATTCAGGACGTCAGTCAAAAAATTGCTCATTTGAAATCCCTGAAAAAGTTTCTGTTTGATATTTCCCATAAGCTGAGAGCTCCAGTTGCTAAAATGAAGGGTGTGCTGCACCTTATTTCTGATGAAAATACTCCAGAAAACACCCTTGAGCTGACTCCCTTCTTATTTCAAAGTGCCGAGGAATTGGATCAAGTTCTTTTCCAGCTCAATCATGAATACTCGAACTTAGTCAGTGGTTTAGAAGAGGATCACTAG